The Ziziphus jujuba cultivar Dongzao chromosome 1, ASM3175591v1 genome segment TACATAAATAACATACATAAAAAATGCACCAGTAAAAACTTGAAAGcaataaatttcaaaccaaAAGGACAGAAACAGGAGGAGGTTGAAGGGGCAGAGACCTAATAGGTAATGCAAAGACAACAACGCATCTGAGAAAGCAGATGTGCTAATACGTAACAtacctaaaaaataaatcattgaaACTTCTGAGGAAACGACAGCTTAagcataaattataaaatttatacatacatatatatacatacgcgTACTACCACTTCAATTATAAAGGCCAATTGGTAAATAGATCAAATTCTTCTTCTAACAGTAAACAGAGGCCCCTTAAAGCTGAAAATTTAGAATATTAATCACAATCACAAAATATACATGTGCTTCAACTCCATATTCAGAATGCCTATGCAAATACTAGATAAGAATGCTCAATTAAAAATGACATCGAGACGACAAGCGAAATAAGAAATTTGTGAAATAGAACCTAAAATTTCATGGGTCCTTTCAGCATatcataacaaaatatatagttaTCAGATGTTTGGTACCAGAGTAAAtttctcaaaacaaaaataaacaaccaaaaaaaaaaaaaaaaagcctactTTTAATCAAAGGGTTATATTAGTAGCTTATTTTATTCAAAGATTCAAATTTTAACTGAAAAAGATCCAAACTTTCTAAATTTCTCAGTTTCCTGCAGATTTTCTCAATAACCAAACAAGGcgaaaaaacatttaaaaaaaaaaagaaaaaaaaaacagaaagaaagaaggaaagaaatgcCAAATGCCATACCCcactcatcttcttcttcttccaggGAAGGAGTGGTTTGAACTGGAGAGGGGTCCATGGGATGCTGATGATCATGGATTTGAACGGCCAGAGGGCGCTAAAGCCCAGAAATAAAAAAGGATCAATCAAAAGGGGCAAAATCCAATGACCACCGACACAAATCCCAAAAGAAAAGTAAATTCGCTGAGCACTCTCTTTCTTATAGAAATAACAACAAACGCAGAGAGAAAAACTGTAATATTACCGAATCTAAAAGAAAGAATCCCCCAAATATCATGTAATTAAAAACCCTAACCCTAGAAAGTAGAAAATTCGCTATGTGCGACTGATTTTcgccctttttctttcttttttttccggTTTTATCCCCTAATTGCCCCTTGCGTTTGTGGATTTGAGATGCCGAGGATTCGAAATAGAGTGAGGGATAAATATGTCATCTCGGAATTTTGGTATTTGGTGTTCACTTTGTTTATTATGCGTGATGAGCGGTGGAGATTGATGGGTGAATGGTGGGGTAGGTGGGGACGAAACTGGGGACGCGTGGCATCATAGATCATGATCATGCCGTAGTGAAAGGATGGTATGAGGCATAAAGACGACAAGTCGTTAATCTAAACCATGGGCAttaacaaaatcataataataataataataagtttaaaAATTCTACTTTGTGTTGGCAAAATTGCAGTTTTATTAAAAGTGATTCTTCTTTTCATAGCAAAAGAAGTGTCATTTTAACTTCAATTACAAGTTACAacctttcttttatattttttatggattgatttgcatttttaatttctctcacctgttcatatattttcatatttctttgtAGACATTTTTTTGATTGCAACATTACTTTTTGAGTTTTGTTATTTAACATCAACAGTgatgattattattgatatttttgctAACATGGTAAATTATAATTGGCTAcatgtattgatttttttattttaaatttttaatataaaaattgaactTTCTTAATTGTCATTCAAATAAATTcataggtaataaaatatcgATGATGATGGaataacatttttcttaatttttacataaaatttgTCTAATTTTGAACTAGATAACAAAATTCAAGTCGTGGAAAAGATATGCTTCAAACCAAAGTTGAACAATCAAATTGTGTTGATAAAACAAGTTGAACAAATTTATTCTCTCCATTCCTAATTCAAAGTAACCAGAAATCCATGTGTCCGTTTCTTGAAAACGCTAGCTTGATTGTAAAATTTCAATCTTGAGTAAGAAAACTTTGACTGAACATCTAAAAGCCTTTGGGCATGATTACAGAAGGTGCACGAGGAAATGATTAGCCCTACTGATCTTTTTCAAGCTTCAAAAAAGCAATTAACTTTGCCAAAgtaattgctttctttttcgGCCTAGTTCGCTACAAAGTCCAAATTTACACATAGAAagggttaaaaattaaaaaaccaaacaaaaaaaacaaaggtaacATTTTATGTCTCATCTGCCTTGCTTTGTCTTTTAATTATGCACTTGTTACAGTACATTTTAGACTTTCTTAGCCTTGGCTGTTTATGCTTTGGGTTTGTGCATCAAACATGTATTCTGAATCTGACCCTTTTtagaagcaaaaaaataaaataaaatttgctgGTGAAAAACAATGGAGTAATGGGGAAACCTGGCATATCCCGCCAAAAGACTCTTCAAAGGTATAATGGGCTTCCATTAGCACCCGGATGAAATGTAAGAAGTAGAAAATTGAccaggaaaaaaattattacacatTTAATGGATTGCATAGCAGACAATACAGCATGGGTAATAATTACTTACTgtgctttttattattattatttggttccTGACAAAATTGCGggattggtatttatttgatggcaAGCGTTTAACGACCTTTTTCAGAAAATGTCTGAAATTTCATTCAATTGGTGTTTGTTTTCTAAGAAAAATGGTATCTTTGGAAGATTTGTCATTACCCATTTGAGAATATTGATTTTTGGTTGATGGGTTTTTGTTCGGCTGTGAATAGAAGAGTTTTAGGGAGAGTAGTAAGGTGTATGATGTTAAGCATATGATAGAGCTTGGTTCATGGGTTGTGTTTGAAAGGGTTTCATAGCGACATGTGGGGGGCAGAGATGTGCTGCACATGGATTCGGCAATTCCAAAGCTTTGGTCGTTGAGGATGTGAAAATAATAATGGGAAAAAAAGGCCTCTGCTTTTCTCAAGAGAATCAGCTGCAGATAAGAACAAACTGTTTGGTGTAAGAGAAAAGAccaagtttgtttttcttttaccaGTGGAGTCGGTGCATAAGGGTTAGGGTGCTAgaaaaaactcaaaatcttaGAAGAAGCTCATTTTCATCAACCTAAACATCTTGGTGGAAGCTACAGATCAGGTACAAAGAAATTGGTTTTGCATTTGTATCTTCTCTCTACTTTTCATTCCTTCTTCATATTCAGCACACATCGTATTTGTTATGTAACCTCTTTGAAATCTGATCAACAAAATCATCAGTGACTGAAAGGTTATAACCTTGTTTTGGCCCCTTAAAAGTCACCCAAAATAACCTTTCAGCAGATTTGACTATTCTACTCCTACAGCAAAAAAAGCATATTCAGCATAGCTGCTTTTGCTCATCTggaatatttctttttctcagATCTCTTTTCTCGTAGTCCTATGATCTTTATCCGTCTGTTCTGCTGAGTTTTATGTCATAGTATACAGCTTTTATTCCAATTTATGCGCATGGGAAAAGCAGCTAAGAATCGATTCTTTTCCTGGTTGTTGCTTATTCCTTCTTTAAGTTTCATTTGTTTTCTAAGTTTTGGATTCTCTTCTTTCCTTGTTGCCCTACCTATTTTATTTCTGTCAACCATTTTTCTTCTCACATtcacaaagaaaaatatgggtTTAGATGAGAATGCAGCTGGAAATCCACCAAGCAGCCAAGAAATCCTGAAAGAGGATCAGAAAGTTGGGGAAGAGATACATCAAGTAGTAGGAAAAGATAAGGAATGGAGTAAACTGCAACCAATTTTAGAAAATGCGGTACAGAATGAGACTGGCCAACACAGTGAAAAGGGTGTAATCCATGATTACCAAGAAGTGCAAGATATTCCAACAGACAGTGAGGGCACTGATGATTCGGTACCAAGTGAGATTTTTGAGCTCAAATGGACATCCCCAAGCAATGTAGAGGGTCAAAATCTAGCAGTCTCTGATTCTTCAGTTtcagaagaagatgatgacgatgatgatgatagcCTCATTGAGATCAGCCTTCCAGGCAGTGAGTCAAGTGGTATAAAGGAAAATGCAAATCTCAATCTGCAGTCAAAATTGCCTGAGTTGTTGCCAGAATCCATTTTCAGGGAACATGGCTTTAGGGAACTTATAGAGGAGATGAATGAGATGAATGAGGAAGAAAATCTTATCGAAATTGACATCTCAATGGGCTCCATTAAGTGTTCAATGTATGAGATTGAAGCATAAGTCCCAAATACTCAAGAGGGCAAAGTgatgtttaaattttgaaagtcTGTTAGCTTGATGTCAAAAACTATTAGGCTAAGATCTACTTTtggattcttttcttttttgtgatgCTAAAATGCTTATCTAATTCCTGctactttttgttttcatttttggttaatcaaatattttacattTCTTACAAGGGCCTGATAACCCATGCTTCTTAGAGAATAAAAGCAATGGTTTTCTGTTTTTCCCTTCTTGTATATATGCAAAAATTCTGTTGTAAAAAACTATCAAGTATTTTAAAGACTTctttcaattaaattcccaaccaaaaaataaaaaatatatatatatatatatatatttcagttagtgtattatttgaatttaattagcTCGTAAATAATTTAGATTATAAATGATATTGGCACTTTAAGCTATGGAGAACTAACAGAAAATCGAATATAATATGGAAATTCATTCCATGAGGGGTTTACGTAATGGTAggcatggagtcccacatgcaCTTGATTTTGGGATCACACTCAAAACTTTTCTTGATTGTTGTCTGTgaagggaaaaaatattatattctttttccaAGTCTTCCATTTGGCACCGTTTAGAGGTAGATCTCTGTGTCTGTTTTgaaggaaaagtaaaaaaataaaacaaaatgtgtTTGAAGTGCatgctctttctttctttttatacaaataataataataataataattttaataggcTAATGATAGTGCAAAAATGACAATGTTACAGAGAAAATGTATTGGAAgcagaaaaatattaaaattaaaattagagaaATTGTTTCCATGAAATGTGACATCTAGAAGCAATTTCAACCAGAAAAACTATTTTAGGCCTTAAGTTCCTGAAAAGCCTTGttcaaaaaacgaaaaaaagttCCTGAAAAGCCTAAGTGCTGAAAGTCTTAACCCCAATTGTTTTAATCATGTGATGGGCTTCTCTTTCACACAGTGAGTGTTTTAGGCCTAGGACAGCTAAGTCTTTTGCATACCGAAATATTTCTAAATACAccacttctttttcttcttcttcatttttattttcaagtacttctttttcttcttcttcatttttattttcaagttccaacaataaaaatatctcctttttatttttatttttttgtaatttttctctATAAACAATAACTAGGCTGCAACTTCcctgaaaataaatcttataaattgtatactataattttattgatttttttaattattgttagaATCATTTAAATTCAGAATctcatatataaaacaatataaacattgtcattaaattatttatatagcatataataatattgtttagCTTTCAATAAAAATGTAGAAAACTGGTCTTGCTTAAAGTTTTTAGATTCAATAGTCAATCTTATAAAAATTTGCATGTatccttttggaattttttttttttttttgctagataatttatatatatccaggtcaaaaaaaaagaaaaaaaagagtttgtatATATCTCATATGAAatgaattgcaaaaaaaaaaaaaaaagaaaaaagaaaaaaaaagaaaaagaaaatattgacGGAGAAAGTTCTTCAAAACATGTAATCAAATATCTAATGtatccaaaacagaaaaattagttattttactcaatatttaaatttattgttaacATTTagacaaatattcatataattaaataacctTGGGGCCCTCCCCtccaggaaaaaagaaaagagaaagaacaaATACTATACTAGGCAACCCGCCAATCAAGAATTTGTTTAGccgattaaataaaataatactacatattatatatatatatatacatatacaaatatatgttattatttgattcatttatatttagtaatatttatcattttaaaattttatttatctatttatgaattatattattatattaaccaatcaatataataatatatatattcttagtaAGTATATTGATAACTATATGGTGCTTATGTCATTActcatttgaaaaatataacttatttttgaataattttataGGCTAACATTTAGTctactaaatatataaatgttttttgCGGATGACATACTTCTCTTCTGCTGAGCTAATCTAGAGGAGATAAGAGAGCTAAAAGATTGCCTCACTAAGTATTGCCATTGGATGGGGTAGAAGGTCAATTACACCAAGTCCGAttgttttttcttgaaaaacGTCCAAGCCAAGACTAAAGCTAGCATTAAAAGAATCCTTGGGATGGGAGAGTTGCCGAAAGAGTCGAACTACCTTAAGAACCCCCTGTTTGTGGGCAGAAATTTCTCGAAGGCCTACGAAGAGGTTGAAAACAAGATAGAAGCTAGGTTACAAGGTTGGAAATCTTCTCTGCTTTCTCAGACAAGTAAATACACTCCAACCAAGTCAGTAGTTAGCTCTACCCCTCTGTATGCAATGTCTTTTGTGAAGTTGCCGTCAACGTGGTGCTGTGAAATAGAAAGTCTTGCTAGCAAATTCCTCTGGGGAAGAAATAAGAGGAGCAAATCATTCATACCAATCTTTTGGTATCGAATTTGCAAGCCTAAGCATGCTGGACGTTTAGGAATCCAAAATTTAGGTGGCATGAACCTTGCTCTCTTAAGCTAATTAGGATGGTTCATCGCAACAAATGCAAATAAGTTTTGGGTTCTTGCTCGGAAAGCCAAATACTTAGTTGGCAGGAATTTCTTCActtataagaaaaagaaaagtgaccCGTGGTCTTGGAGTAGCATTTTGTCTTCGAGAAAACTTCTCCTCAATGGGTTAGTCTATTGAGTTGGAAGAGGTAATCAAATTAATATCTAGAAAGATCCTTGGGTCCCAAACAACCACCGATTCAAACCAATCCCTCTCTCCAAGGAAGCTTCTCTGCAGCAGGGAATGGTCAATTCCCTTAGATTGGAAAATGGAACTTGGAATCTCGAGGCCCTCCGATTGCTTTTTGATCCAACTACTGTCCAAAACATCAACGGAATTCCAATTACCAATTTCAACCTCCAAGACAAACTCATTTGGACAGGGAATCATAATGGCGAATTCTTAGTCAAATCTGCGTATAACATGGAATTTGGAGGCCTCTCCAATAACTCGGCATGGTGGAAGTGCCTCTAGAAGTCTAAAATTCATGAGAGACTCAAGTTTTTTTGGTGGAAGCTGGCAAATTTTGGCCTTTCAACTGCTTCTAATCTTTTGGCTAGGAATATGGTAGTGGATAATGAGAACTGTGTTCATGGTTGTGAGTGTGTTGAATAAGAGAATCATCTCTTTTTCCATTGTCCAGTAGCTTAAGCCTTATAGTTTGCCACTTCGTAGGCAATTAAATGGGActctttttttttagctttctttATAAAAGAAACTAAATCTTATTTCCAGCCCCTCAGAGGTGCTTTCCGTGCTTCCTAGTGATAGGGAAGACTTCTTTATGTGTGCTTTCTTAATTCTTGACCAGTTATGGAGGCTAAGGAATAGTACTATTTTTTAGCATAAACTGCCTAAGCCTGAAAACACTATTTCTTAGCTACTTTTCAGGTtcgcaaaagcaaaagcaatcatCTATACTAATAGCTTAGTCGGTTTGACTCCTTCCCACAAACACCAGATTTGGtgtaacccc includes the following:
- the LOC107407378 gene encoding uncharacterized protein LOC107407378; translation: MRMGKAAKNRFFSWLLLIPSLSFICFLSFGFSSFLVALPILFLSTIFLLTFTKKNMGLDENAAGNPPSSQEILKEDQKVGEEIHQVVGKDKEWSKLQPILENAVQNETGQHSEKGVIHDYQEVQDIPTDSEGTDDSVPSEIFELKWTSPSNVEGQNLAVSDSSVSEEDDDDDDDSLIEISLPGSESSGIKENANLNLQSKLPELLPESIFREHGFRELIEEMNEMNEEENLIEIDISMGSIKCSMYEIEA